The following proteins are encoded in a genomic region of bacterium:
- a CDS encoding ABC transporter ATP-binding protein: MMFRRLRHYVTRNKTDYLLGVLTTIAYAGFFVALPVTVGWCVQALAEGMPAEEVARRCAVLFVVAVARSGVRFFSRVRIFNAAREIEYQMRNDLFEHLQRLPQSFYFRWRTGDLMSRCVNDLTSVRLMLGPGLLSVAQTPVLVGATLAAMFYLDAKLAALVLIPYPLFILISRAFGRAMHSSNLAVQVGLADMSNHLQETVSGIAVVKAYAMEDHTRGRFADLCDDLYHRQLRVARVNGAMPAVTSLLPMMGMWIIFLVGGAAVAADEMTIAEFFTFSMFNYELTFPIFIMGWVFNLVQRGTASVQRIDEVLSSEPAIADPADPVDLVDPRGEIDFRDLTFSYPGSEREPALRDVNLHVPAGSVLGIVGPVGAGKTTLASLIPRLYEVEDGHVFVDGIDVNHIGLRPLRRSIASVPQDSFLFSMTLADNVAYGLASTEPAEVLRAAERAQLAKDVAELPERYETVVGERGVMLSGGQRQRTALARALALDPAILILDDTLSAVDAETEAAIQENLSEVFEGRTVVIVASRVTTVRDADLIVVLDEGRIVERGTHESLLAEGGLYARLAQDQAAMEQRAAQVQALEARG, translated from the coding sequence ATGATGTTCCGGCGGCTTCGTCACTACGTGACGCGCAACAAGACGGATTACCTCCTCGGCGTGCTCACCACGATCGCCTATGCGGGCTTCTTCGTCGCACTTCCGGTCACGGTCGGCTGGTGCGTCCAGGCTCTGGCCGAAGGGATGCCTGCGGAGGAGGTCGCCCGCCGCTGTGCCGTGCTCTTCGTGGTCGCCGTTGCCCGTTCGGGCGTCCGGTTCTTCTCGCGCGTGCGCATCTTCAACGCGGCCCGAGAGATCGAATACCAGATGCGCAACGATCTCTTCGAGCATCTACAACGCCTCCCCCAATCGTTCTACTTCCGTTGGCGCACCGGGGATCTGATGAGCCGTTGCGTGAACGATCTGACGTCCGTGCGGCTGATGCTCGGGCCCGGGCTCCTCTCCGTGGCTCAGACGCCCGTCCTGGTGGGCGCCACCCTTGCGGCGATGTTCTATCTCGATGCGAAGCTCGCCGCGTTGGTCTTGATCCCGTATCCGCTCTTCATCCTGATTTCGCGGGCTTTCGGGCGCGCCATGCATTCGAGCAACCTGGCCGTGCAGGTCGGTCTGGCCGACATGTCGAACCATCTCCAGGAAACGGTCTCGGGGATCGCCGTGGTCAAGGCCTACGCCATGGAAGACCACACCCGCGGACGCTTCGCCGATCTCTGCGACGACCTCTACCACCGACAGCTCCGCGTTGCCCGGGTGAACGGTGCCATGCCGGCGGTGACGAGCCTCCTGCCGATGATGGGGATGTGGATCATCTTCCTGGTCGGCGGTGCGGCCGTAGCCGCGGACGAGATGACCATCGCCGAGTTCTTCACGTTCTCGATGTTCAACTACGAGTTGACCTTCCCCATCTTCATCATGGGTTGGGTCTTCAACCTCGTGCAGCGGGGCACGGCATCGGTTCAGCGCATCGACGAAGTGCTCTCCTCCGAGCCGGCGATCGCCGATCCAGCGGATCCGGTCGATCTGGTCGATCCAAGGGGAGAGATCGATTTTCGCGATCTCACGTTCAGCTACCCCGGAAGCGAACGGGAGCCAGCACTCCGAGATGTGAACCTCCACGTGCCCGCGGGCAGCGTGCTGGGCATCGTGGGCCCGGTAGGCGCCGGGAAGACGACGTTGGCGTCGCTCATCCCGCGGCTCTATGAAGTCGAGGACGGGCACGTCTTCGTCGATGGCATCGATGTGAACCACATCGGGCTGCGCCCGTTGCGTCGCAGCATCGCCAGCGTGCCCCAGGATTCGTTCCTGTTCTCGATGACCCTCGCCGACAACGTCGCCTATGGCCTTGCTTCTACCGAGCCGGCAGAAGTGCTCCGAGCTGCCGAGCGGGCCCAGTTGGCGAAAGACGTTGCCGAGTTACCCGAACGCTACGAGACGGTGGTGGGCGAGCGCGGTGTGATGCTGTCTGGCGGTCAGCGGCAGCGGACGGCCCTGGCGCGGGCCCTGGCGTTGGACCCCGCGATCCTGATCCTCGATGACACGCTCTCCGCCGTCGACGCAGAGACGGAAGCCGCCATCCAGGAGAACCTGTCGGAGGTCTTCGAGGGGCGTACTGTCGTGATCGTTGCTTCCCGCGTGACGACCGTGCGCGATGCGGATTTGATCGTCGTGCTCGATGAAGGCCGCATCGTCGAGCGGGGCACGCACGAGAGCCTGCTTGCCGAGGGCGGTCTCTACGCCCGGCTTGCCCAGGACCAGGCGGCCATGGAACAACGCGCCGCTCAGGTTCAGGCTCTCGAGGCCCGCGGATGA
- a CDS encoding glycosyltransferase family 2 protein, whose product MRIAVVIPALHEADRICAAVRSAHEPEVDVIVADGGSVDATGQRAEEEGAIVVRCEPGRARQLAAGVAAAGPVDAFCFLHADTLLPPGWSQAIRRVLADPEVAGGAFTFRFTGGGAKLRFIEAWVALRVRLFRLPYGDQALFLRRPVLEAMGGVPQVPIMEDLDLVRGLRRHGRLAVLEEPVRTSARRYESRGFVRTVLRNLMALVAWRVGLDRERVAAWYRR is encoded by the coding sequence GTGCGGATTGCGGTCGTGATTCCCGCGCTCCACGAAGCCGATCGGATCTGCGCCGCCGTTCGGAGCGCCCATGAGCCGGAAGTCGACGTGATCGTCGCGGATGGGGGCAGTGTGGATGCGACCGGGCAGCGTGCAGAAGAAGAAGGGGCGATCGTGGTGCGCTGCGAGCCGGGCCGAGCCAGACAATTGGCAGCGGGTGTCGCCGCTGCGGGCCCGGTCGATGCGTTCTGTTTCCTGCACGCCGATACCCTGCTCCCGCCCGGTTGGTCCCAAGCGATCCGCCGGGTTCTCGCCGACCCTGAAGTCGCCGGTGGGGCCTTCACGTTCCGTTTCACCGGGGGCGGTGCAAAGCTCCGCTTCATCGAGGCATGGGTCGCCTTGAGGGTGCGGCTCTTCAGGCTTCCGTACGGTGACCAGGCGCTCTTCCTGCGACGCCCCGTGCTCGAAGCGATGGGGGGAGTCCCTCAGGTTCCCATCATGGAAGACCTGGATCTGGTGCGGGGCCTGCGACGACACGGCCGGCTGGCCGTTCTCGAGGAGCCGGTGCGTACCTCCGCCCGGCGCTACGAGAGCCGGGGCTTCGTCCGTACCGTCCTCCGCAACCTGATGGCGCTCGTGGCGTGGCGCGTCGGGCTCGACCGCGAGCGGGTTGCGGCCTGGTACCGCCGTTGA
- a CDS encoding LLM class F420-dependent oxidoreductase: protein MKLGLQLGYWPAQPPPNFVETTQEAERLGYDIVFTAESWGSDAFTPLTWIAAHTERIRLGTAVVQLSARTPTATAMHTLTLDHLSKGRVVLGLGVSGPQVVEGWYGQPFSKPLSRTREYVNIIQQVLRREAPVQNPGPHYPLPYTGEGAWGMGKALKPITHPLRADVPIFLGAEGPKNVALAAELCQGWLPLYYSPYRPEVYSDSLKDAPEGFEICAGVSVILTDDVKAGLMAQKTMLGFYIGGMGSAKRNFHKELMARMGFEAEAAKVQELFMEGKREEAVHAVPDEFCDEISLVGPAERIRDRLDAWRDTPVTHLLMMSGDPNQIRTAAELVLG, encoded by the coding sequence CTGAAGCTCGGCCTGCAACTTGGCTATTGGCCAGCGCAGCCACCGCCCAATTTCGTCGAGACCACCCAGGAGGCCGAGCGGCTCGGCTACGACATCGTCTTCACCGCCGAATCCTGGGGTTCCGACGCGTTCACGCCGCTCACCTGGATCGCTGCGCATACCGAGCGCATCCGGCTGGGGACGGCCGTCGTGCAGCTTTCGGCTCGCACGCCCACCGCCACCGCCATGCACACGCTCACCCTGGATCATCTGTCGAAGGGCCGAGTCGTCCTGGGTCTCGGCGTCTCCGGGCCCCAGGTCGTCGAGGGCTGGTATGGCCAACCCTTCTCGAAGCCGCTCTCGCGCACCCGCGAGTACGTGAACATCATCCAACAGGTGTTGCGGCGGGAGGCTCCGGTACAGAATCCTGGCCCCCACTACCCGCTGCCGTACACGGGCGAGGGAGCGTGGGGGATGGGAAAGGCGCTGAAGCCGATCACCCACCCACTGCGCGCGGACGTACCCATCTTCCTGGGTGCCGAGGGGCCCAAGAACGTCGCCCTGGCGGCAGAGCTATGTCAGGGCTGGCTGCCACTCTACTACTCGCCTTACCGGCCCGAGGTCTACTCCGACTCCCTGAAGGACGCACCGGAAGGGTTCGAGATCTGCGCCGGAGTGAGCGTCATTCTCACCGACGACGTGAAGGCCGGGCTCATGGCCCAGAAGACCATGCTCGGCTTCTACATCGGGGGCATGGGCTCGGCAAAGCGGAACTTCCACAAGGAACTCATGGCCCGCATGGGTTTCGAGGCGGAGGCCGCGAAGGTCCAGGAGCTCTTCATGGAAGGGAAACGCGAGGAAGCCGTGCACGCGGTCCCGGACGAGTTCTGCGATGAAATCTCGCTGGTGGGTCCGGCGGAACGCATCCGTGACCGGCTGGACGCCTGGAGGGACACGCCCGTCACACACCTCCTCATGATGTCCGGTGACCCGAACCAGATCCGAACGGCTGCCGAACTCGTGTTGGGATAG
- a CDS encoding phosphoribosylformylglycinamidine cyclo-ligase, which produces MSPPDEKSAPAYARAGVDLDKDEGFVDEIKEISRSTFRPEILSSIGGFAGLFKAPERYRSPIFVAGADGVGTKLKLAALMGRYDTIGIDCVAMVVNDLVVQGAEPLVFLDYLAMGELDEEIAAEALRGVAEGCRRAGCALLGGETASMPGFYPKSELELVGFGVGVVERDRVIDGSSIGVGDVLIGLASNGVHSNGFSLVRRIIDEGIAAGKFDLREAPPELNTSLAAALLTPTRIYVKSVLNLLRDFTLNGIVHVTGGGFDGNVPRILPSGVRARIDLSAWPRPPIFDFLAKHGEISQQEMRRVFNCGLGMILIARRQDADDMLERLAGMGERAYRIGSVEAKPEDEPPLLFEGGEKGPAG; this is translated from the coding sequence ATGTCGCCCCCCGACGAGAAGAGCGCTCCTGCCTACGCGCGTGCCGGTGTCGATCTCGACAAGGACGAGGGATTCGTCGACGAGATCAAGGAGATCTCCCGGAGCACCTTCAGGCCAGAGATCCTGTCCTCGATTGGCGGCTTTGCCGGCCTCTTCAAGGCACCCGAGCGCTACCGCTCCCCGATTTTCGTGGCGGGCGCCGACGGGGTCGGAACGAAGCTGAAATTGGCAGCTTTGATGGGCCGCTATGACACGATCGGGATCGATTGCGTCGCCATGGTCGTCAACGATCTGGTCGTGCAGGGCGCCGAACCGCTCGTCTTCCTCGACTACCTCGCCATGGGCGAGTTGGATGAAGAGATTGCCGCGGAGGCCTTGCGCGGCGTAGCCGAAGGCTGCCGGCGCGCGGGTTGTGCGCTCCTCGGCGGTGAGACGGCGAGCATGCCCGGTTTCTACCCGAAGAGCGAGCTGGAGTTGGTGGGATTCGGAGTCGGTGTCGTCGAACGGGATCGGGTCATCGACGGTTCGAGCATCGGCGTCGGAGATGTGCTGATCGGCCTGGCTTCCAACGGAGTCCACTCGAACGGCTTCTCGCTGGTCCGCCGAATCATCGACGAAGGCATCGCCGCCGGAAAATTCGACCTGCGAGAAGCGCCGCCCGAGCTGAATACATCGCTCGCTGCTGCCCTGCTCACGCCGACGCGCATCTACGTCAAGTCGGTCCTCAACCTGCTGCGTGATTTCACCCTCAACGGCATCGTCCACGTCACCGGCGGCGGCTTCGACGGCAACGTTCCCCGGATCCTGCCCTCAGGCGTACGCGCCCGCATCGATCTCTCGGCCTGGCCGCGCCCCCCGATCTTCGATTTCCTGGCGAAGCACGGCGAGATCTCGCAGCAGGAGATGCGCCGCGTCTTCAATTGTGGCCTCGGAATGATCCTGATCGCTCGCCGCCAGGACGCGGACGACATGCTGGAACGTCTCGCCGGAATGGGCGAACGCGCCTATCGGATCGGCAGCGTCGAAGCCAAGCCGGAAGACGAGCCGCCGTTGCTCTTCGAGGGCGGCGAGAAGGGCCCGGCTGGATGA
- a CDS encoding ABC transporter ATP-binding protein: MPGEEPGALAPGSFSSFWRLLAYVRPYVGLMLVAILAALVYSGARTGRAVLVQPLFDDVILPQASAGSAPALGDWFDSALGGGDASAPDALAEAEAPGGDAVVSKVKETLPRILLAALLILTLLPISHFFQVYLAETVLGRVLVDVQRDLCAKLLRLPLRFHHGVSRGDTLSRVMNDAQRAQQSLDLLFSDVVQSVLALGVGVATLLYLSWPLTLTLVVVAPPVAGAIAIFGRRIRKSARRRQQSQADVTGRLVQILAGIKVIKAFRAEPGEEHAFDEHNLRYYRRNLKVVKNRALSRAVVEAITNAAGIGVLLLGVAVVAGQLWGLTVGSLMAFIVVMQTTYRPMKEITKGWTKLQEAMPSAERFFQLLDTEGEPADAPDAVHLPALRNGISISNLSFSYGREPVLTDLSLEVVRGEVVAIVGPTGSGKTTLVDLILRFYDPEEGRIEVDGIDLRNLARHSWQDRCAVVSQDPFLFTGSIRENIRYGRPDASEDEVLAAARAAHVEEFASELPEGYETDVGDAGVRLSGGQRQRITIARAILCDPDVLIFDEATSSLDAKSERYVQDAIETLLGGRTVFIIAHRLSTVRHADKILVLDGGKVADVGKHDELMARGGLYRELMTLQGSPG, from the coding sequence ATGCCTGGGGAGGAACCCGGGGCTCTGGCTCCTGGGTCGTTCTCCTCATTCTGGCGCCTGCTCGCCTACGTGCGTCCGTACGTGGGGCTCATGCTGGTCGCCATCCTGGCAGCCCTTGTCTATTCCGGCGCCCGCACGGGCCGGGCCGTGCTCGTCCAACCGCTCTTCGATGATGTCATCCTGCCGCAGGCTTCGGCTGGCAGCGCACCGGCGCTCGGCGATTGGTTCGACTCCGCACTCGGCGGCGGAGACGCCAGCGCCCCGGATGCTCTCGCGGAGGCCGAAGCGCCTGGCGGCGATGCGGTCGTCAGCAAGGTCAAGGAGACCCTGCCACGCATCCTGCTGGCAGCCCTGCTGATCCTGACGCTTCTGCCGATCTCCCATTTCTTCCAGGTCTACCTTGCCGAGACCGTGCTCGGGCGTGTGTTGGTGGACGTTCAGCGGGATCTCTGTGCGAAGCTGCTCCGCCTTCCCTTGCGCTTCCACCACGGCGTGAGCCGTGGCGACACGCTCTCCCGGGTGATGAACGACGCCCAGCGAGCACAGCAATCCCTCGACCTGCTCTTCTCCGATGTCGTCCAGAGCGTGCTCGCGCTGGGCGTAGGTGTCGCGACGTTGCTCTACCTCTCGTGGCCACTCACGCTCACCCTGGTCGTCGTCGCGCCCCCGGTCGCAGGCGCCATCGCGATCTTCGGCCGTCGCATCCGCAAGAGCGCGCGACGCCGGCAGCAGAGCCAGGCAGACGTCACCGGGCGGCTCGTCCAGATCCTTGCGGGAATCAAGGTCATCAAAGCCTTCCGTGCCGAGCCGGGCGAGGAACATGCCTTCGACGAGCACAACCTCCGCTACTACCGCCGAAACCTGAAGGTCGTCAAGAACCGGGCGCTCTCCCGCGCCGTCGTCGAGGCCATTACCAATGCGGCCGGCATCGGCGTGCTATTGCTAGGCGTCGCCGTCGTCGCCGGGCAACTTTGGGGCCTCACGGTCGGCTCACTCATGGCTTTCATCGTCGTAATGCAGACGACCTACCGGCCCATGAAGGAGATCACCAAGGGCTGGACCAAGCTGCAGGAGGCCATGCCTTCGGCTGAACGCTTCTTCCAACTCCTCGATACCGAGGGCGAGCCGGCCGACGCGCCGGATGCCGTCCACTTGCCCGCACTGCGCAATGGGATCTCGATCTCCAACCTCTCCTTCTCCTACGGCCGCGAGCCCGTGCTGACGGACCTCTCCCTGGAGGTCGTGCGCGGCGAGGTCGTTGCCATCGTCGGCCCGACCGGCAGCGGCAAGACCACCCTCGTCGATCTCATCCTGCGTTTCTACGATCCCGAAGAGGGCCGCATCGAGGTGGATGGCATCGATCTGCGAAACCTGGCGCGCCATTCCTGGCAGGATCGTTGCGCCGTGGTCAGCCAGGATCCATTCCTGTTCACGGGCAGCATCCGGGAGAACATCCGTTACGGCAGGCCGGACGCGAGTGAGGACGAAGTCCTGGCAGCGGCTCGTGCCGCCCACGTGGAAGAGTTCGCGAGCGAGCTTCCCGAGGGCTACGAAACGGATGTCGGCGACGCCGGCGTTCGTCTCTCGGGGGGCCAACGCCAGCGCATCACCATCGCCCGGGCCATTCTTTGCGACCCGGATGTCTTGATCTTCGACGAGGCCACGAGTTCCCTCGATGCCAAGAGCGAGCGCTATGTGCAGGACGCCATCGAAACGCTCCTGGGCGGGCGAACTGTCTTCATCATTGCACACCGGCTCTCGACCGTTCGACACGCCGACAAGATCCTCGTCCTCGACGGCGGCAAGGTGGCCGACGTAGGCAAGCATGATGAGCTGATGGCTCGGGGCGGGCTGTATCGGGAACTGATGACGCTGCAGGGCAGCCCGGGCTAG
- a CDS encoding DSD1 family PLP-dependent enzyme encodes MKRRSFLLAAAGAAAGLWWLRPESRGRGGHEVYFLELSAALQREGLARPTLVVDLDRLDSNIEEVRRALGPRAFRIVAKSLPSAPMLDYVMARAESQRLMVFHQPFLNAVAASHPSADLLLGKPMPAIAANRFYERLRPGAFDPARQLQWLIDSPERLRQYRELAEARNLELILNVEIDVGLRRGGMGSPAELARLLAVIRDDPHLRFGGLMGYDAHAALPEALGVRAREFERVEARYRGFLEAWRSQAGDWREQDLILNAAGSPTYRLWDDVDGLSNELAIGSGLVKPLNFDIDTLSEHVPALFIGTPVLKVKEGLELPAIDLGPLHQLWDPNRARTFFLYGGYWKAEPVSPPGLVTHPIYGRSTNQEMLNGSRQVDLGVDDTVFFRPTQSEFVMLQFGPIAAVRGGKIVDLWEPLPQAA; translated from the coding sequence ATGAAGCGGCGCAGCTTTTTGTTGGCGGCGGCGGGTGCGGCGGCCGGGCTCTGGTGGCTTCGCCCGGAGAGCCGCGGGCGGGGCGGACACGAGGTCTATTTCCTGGAACTCTCGGCTGCTCTGCAGCGAGAGGGCCTCGCACGGCCCACGTTGGTTGTCGACCTGGACCGGCTCGATTCCAATATCGAGGAGGTTCGGCGGGCTCTTGGCCCTCGCGCATTCCGAATCGTCGCGAAATCCCTTCCCAGTGCGCCGATGCTCGACTACGTGATGGCACGAGCCGAAAGCCAGCGACTCATGGTCTTCCACCAGCCGTTCCTGAACGCGGTCGCTGCGAGTCATCCAAGCGCCGACCTGCTGCTCGGCAAGCCGATGCCGGCGATCGCCGCGAATCGCTTCTACGAGCGGCTACGGCCAGGTGCCTTCGATCCCGCGCGCCAGCTCCAATGGCTGATCGATAGCCCGGAGCGCTTGCGGCAGTACCGCGAGCTCGCCGAGGCGCGAAATCTCGAACTCATCCTCAATGTCGAGATCGATGTGGGTCTTCGGCGCGGGGGAATGGGGAGTCCTGCGGAATTGGCACGCCTGTTGGCAGTCATCCGGGACGATCCTCACCTGCGCTTCGGCGGTTTGATGGGCTACGACGCGCACGCGGCGCTTCCCGAAGCCCTGGGTGTGCGCGCCAGGGAGTTCGAGCGCGTCGAGGCGCGCTATCGAGGCTTCCTCGAGGCCTGGCGCAGCCAGGCCGGCGATTGGCGCGAGCAAGATCTGATCTTGAATGCCGCCGGTAGCCCCACCTATCGTCTGTGGGACGACGTCGACGGCCTCTCCAACGAACTCGCAATCGGCTCCGGCCTCGTCAAGCCCCTGAACTTCGATATCGATACCCTCTCCGAGCATGTTCCAGCGCTCTTCATCGGGACGCCGGTTCTCAAGGTCAAGGAGGGCCTTGAGCTCCCCGCCATCGATCTGGGCCCGCTTCACCAACTCTGGGATCCGAATCGCGCGCGGACATTCTTCTTGTACGGCGGCTACTGGAAAGCCGAGCCCGTATCTCCGCCCGGACTCGTCACCCATCCCATCTACGGCCGGAGCACGAATCAGGAGATGTTGAACGGTTCGCGGCAGGTCGATCTCGGCGTTGACGACACGGTCTTCTTCCGGCCCACCCAGAGCGAGTTCGTGATGCTCCAGTTCGGCCCGATTGCCGCCGTGCGCGGAGGGAAGATCGTCGATCTCTGGGAGCCTCTCCCCCAGGCGGCCTAG
- a CDS encoding FAD-binding protein, with the protein MRATTRRELLHAALVAAGTGLLPACRRTSLGPASENLPAYHSGEALPWRNWAANQGCRSALRGAPTNEAALADLLRTAPGVIRPVGAGHSFSPLVPSDGTLVACDLMSGVVSADTERLQAEVWAGTRLHQLGPALQAVGQAMPNLPDIAYQALGGAVATSTHGTGPAFGSLSSTLQALTLATPAGDLIECSFDQNPEIFQAARCSLGALGVVSRMTLQNQRPFDLTETTSFEILEDVLDEIEDRRKRHRHFEFYAFPHTGAAMVIATDEGRHEPTPEFPVEEDPIQALRDAYRKVGGVPLLGSRLYESIVSDLGGAESIVRSGPSFQVLTHVRISRFREMEYTVPSDAGPDCLREILDTIRRKGIPVIFPIEYRYVQRDDSWLSMFHERDGCTISIHQFADEEYRPYFNAMERVFRKYEGRPHWGKLHTQTSESLAQLYPRWKDFLAVRESLDPKGRMLNEHLRSVFGVTRSPAWEETS; encoded by the coding sequence ATGAGAGCGACCACGCGACGGGAGCTTCTCCACGCGGCACTCGTTGCGGCGGGAACCGGTCTGCTTCCGGCTTGCCGCAGGACGAGCTTGGGGCCGGCCTCGGAAAACCTTCCCGCCTACCATTCCGGTGAAGCCCTGCCCTGGCGAAATTGGGCTGCCAACCAGGGCTGCCGGTCCGCCCTGCGCGGTGCCCCCACGAACGAGGCGGCCTTGGCTGATCTTCTTCGAACGGCACCCGGTGTGATTCGTCCGGTCGGCGCGGGGCATTCCTTCAGCCCATTGGTTCCCAGCGACGGCACGCTGGTCGCCTGCGATCTGATGAGTGGGGTCGTGAGCGCGGATACGGAGCGCCTCCAGGCCGAGGTCTGGGCGGGCACCCGGCTTCATCAGCTCGGCCCCGCCCTCCAGGCCGTGGGGCAGGCCATGCCGAACCTTCCCGATATCGCGTACCAGGCCCTGGGTGGAGCCGTCGCGACATCGACCCATGGGACGGGCCCGGCCTTCGGCTCGCTTTCGAGCACGCTGCAGGCGTTGACGCTGGCGACGCCCGCTGGCGATCTCATCGAATGCAGCTTCGATCAGAACCCGGAGATCTTTCAGGCCGCTCGCTGCTCGTTGGGCGCGCTTGGTGTCGTGAGCCGAATGACACTGCAGAACCAACGACCCTTCGATCTCACCGAGACCACCTCGTTCGAGATCCTGGAGGATGTGTTGGATGAGATCGAGGATCGACGCAAGCGGCATCGCCACTTCGAATTCTACGCCTTTCCGCATACCGGCGCGGCGATGGTCATTGCGACGGACGAGGGACGCCATGAGCCCACGCCGGAGTTTCCTGTCGAGGAGGACCCGATCCAGGCCCTCCGCGACGCTTATCGCAAGGTCGGTGGCGTGCCTCTGCTGGGAAGCCGGCTCTACGAGAGCATCGTCTCCGACCTCGGGGGCGCCGAGTCCATCGTCCGCAGCGGGCCATCCTTCCAGGTCTTGACCCACGTGCGCATCTCTCGCTTTCGCGAGATGGAGTACACCGTGCCGTCCGACGCGGGGCCCGATTGTCTTCGGGAAATCCTCGACACGATTCGGCGCAAGGGAATCCCCGTGATTTTCCCGATCGAGTATCGGTACGTCCAACGGGATGATAGTTGGCTCAGCATGTTCCATGAGCGGGATGGCTGCACGATCTCGATCCACCAGTTCGCGGACGAGGAGTATCGCCCCTACTTCAATGCGATGGAGCGCGTGTTCCGGAAGTACGAAGGCCGGCCTCATTGGGGCAAGCTGCATACCCAGACCTCCGAGAGCCTGGCTCAGCTCTACCCCCGCTGGAAGGATTTCCTGGCCGTGCGAGAGAGCCTCGATCCGAAGGGCCGGATGCTCAATGAACACCTCCGGTCCGTCTTCGGCGTGACCCGGAGCCCGGCATGGGAGGAGACTTCATGA